Proteins encoded together in one Quercus lobata isolate SW786 chromosome 3, ValleyOak3.0 Primary Assembly, whole genome shotgun sequence window:
- the LOC115981533 gene encoding uncharacterized protein LOC115981533, producing MSSTSTPSIYLQGNAHKTSFAPAKNTKPFHTSLKFPFSQSLRKVIRVNSSSTAKYNEVVVDEEIEKIRRLQNGSDVRGVALDGEKGRKVDLAPPAVEAIAESFGEWVKNGLEKESVEDVRVSLGRDPRVSGASLSVAVFAGLSQAGCSVFDMGLATTPACFMSTLLPPFAYHASIMMTASHLPYTRNGLKFFTRKGGLTSPEVEEICDIAARKYANRLTKVSTMLTIPPTRVDFMSNYAKHLRDIIKERVNHPLHYDTPLQGFKIIVNAGNGSGGFFTWDVLDKLGADTFGSLHLNPDGMFPNHIPNPEDKIAMALTRDAVLQNTADLGIVFDTDVDRSGVVDNKGNPINGDKLIALMSAIVLREHPETTIVTDARTSMALTRFIVNRGGHHCLYRVGYRNVIDKGVQLNEDGIEAHLMMETSGHGALKENHFLDDGAYMVVKIIIEMVQMKLAGLDDGIGSLIKDLEEPFESVEMRMNIISEPREAKAKGVQAIETFRTYIEKGQLKGWELDSCGDCWVSEGCLVDSNDTPAAIDAHMYRVKVSDEEHGEHGWVHIRQSIHNPNLAVNMQSVVPGGCQSMAIDLRDKFLMASGMDRILDVSQIDNFTKSVRVG from the exons ATGTCTTCCACTTCAACACCGTCAATATATTTGCAAGGCAATGCCCACAAAACAAGTTTTGCGCCAGCAAAAAATACAAAGCCTTTCCACACCAGTCTTAAATTTCCATTTTCACAGTCTTTAAGAAAAGTTATACGTGTAAATTCATCTAGCACTGCAAAGTATAATGAAGTTGTGGTGGATGAAGAAATTGAGAAGATTAGGAGGCTTCAAAATGGGTCTGACGTTCGTGGGGTGGCATTGGATGGTGAGAAAGGTCGAAAAGTGGACCTTGCACCGCCGGCTGTGGAAGCCATAGCTGAGAGTTTTGGTGAGTGGGTTAAAAATGGCTTGGAGAAGGAAAGTGTGGAAGATGTTAGGGTGTCTCTGGGCCGGGATCCGCGTGTATCGGGGGCTTCTTTGAGTGTAGCTGTGTTTGCAGGACTTTCTCAAGCTGGCTGTTCTGTGTTTGATATGGGACTTGCAACTACTCCAGCTTGTTTCATGAGTACACTGTTGCCTCCATTTGCTTATCATGCTTCTATAATG ATGACGGCATCTCATTTGCCGTACACGCGTAATGGTCTGAAGTTTTTCACTAGGAAAGGGGGGCTGACCTCACCAGAAGTGGAGGAAATATGTGACATTGCTGCACGTAAATATGCAAATCGGCTCACAAAAGTGTCGACCATGCTGACCATTCCTCCAACAAGAGTGGATTTCATGAGCAATTATGCCAAGCACCTCCGAGACATTATCAAGGAGAGAGTCAATCATCCCTTGCACTATGACACTCCACTCCAAGGATTTAAG ATAATTGTAAATGCTGGAAATGGATCAGGAGGCTTCTTCACATGGGATGTCCTAGACAAGCTTGGTGCAGACACCTTTGGGTCTCTACACCTCAATCCAGATGGGATGTTCCCCAACCATATTCCCAACCCTGAGGACAAGATTGCCATGGCACTAACTCGAGATGCAGTGTTACAAAACACTGCTGATCTTGGGATAGTTTTTGATACTGATGTAGATCGTAGTGGTGTGGTAGATAATAAAGGCAACCCAATCAATGGGGATAAGCTCATTGCACTCATGTCAGCCATTGTACTGAGGGAACACCCAGAAACAACCATAGTGACCGATGCTCGTACAAGCATGGCACTTACTAGATTTATTGTAAATAGAGGGGGTCATCATTGCTTATATCGGGTTGGTTACAGAAATGTCATTGATAAGGGAGTTCAACTTAACGAGGATGGTATTGAAGCACATCTTATGATGGAAACATCTGGCCATGGTGCACTTAAAGAGAATCATTTCCTTGATGACG GGGCTTACATGGTGGTAAAAATCATCATCGAAATGGTACAAATGAAGCTTGCAGGATTGGATGACGGGATTGGTAGTCTCATAAAAGATTTAGAAGAACCATTTGAATCCGTAGAGATGAGGATGAATATCATCTCCGAGCCTAGAGAGGCAAAGGCAAAAGGTGTTCAAGCAATAGAAACATTTCGAACCTACATTGAG AAAGGGCAGCTTAAGGGGTGGGAATTAGACTCATGTGGAGACTGTTGGGTGAGCGAGGGATGCCTTGTAGACTCTAATGACACACCGGCTGCCATTGATGCTCACATGTACAG GGTTAAAGTTTCCGATGAAGAACACGGTGAACATGGTTGGGTACACATTCGACAGAGTATTCACAATCCAAATTTAGCTGTAAATATGCAATCCGTGGTGCCTGGTGGCTGCCAATCCATGGCAATAGATCTTAGAGACAA GTTTCTCATGGCAAGTGGAATGGATAGAATTCTTGACGTCAGTCAGATTGACAATTTTACAAAAAGCGTGCGTGTTGGTTAA